In a single window of the Micromonospora inositola genome:
- a CDS encoding RDD family protein gives MRAQPPAPARAADRWADAGLVSGEAVELDIRAARLGSRVLALLIDLLAQVVVAAMLSAGLSLLLLALPVAIVDAALAGALQTVLLVLVLVGYPVLMERFAGGRTVGKLAVGLRVVRADGGPIGVGQSLTRALVGVAVEWPGLVLPLLSWVASVTVMLTDPRGRRLGDLVAGTMVVHTRGAAVWRPVPLAVPALLGWAHTLDLTRLDDGLALAARQYLGRVHQLVEPERARLGRALWAEVAGVISPPPPWAAPESVYLAAVLAERHRRAVDRLRRTRGVTAALWPELTASPVAPPPATTTPATTPTGLRPAAPALALPIQPDPVRGQPAPVDAEHLAG, from the coding sequence GTGAGAGCGCAACCTCCCGCACCGGCGCGGGCCGCGGACCGGTGGGCCGACGCGGGCCTGGTCAGCGGCGAGGCGGTGGAGCTGGACATCCGGGCGGCCCGGCTCGGCTCCCGGGTGCTCGCCCTGCTGATCGACCTGCTGGCCCAGGTGGTCGTGGCGGCGATGCTGTCTGCCGGACTGTCCCTGCTGCTCCTCGCCCTGCCCGTCGCGATCGTGGACGCCGCCCTGGCGGGCGCGTTGCAGACGGTGCTGCTGGTCCTGGTGCTGGTCGGTTACCCGGTGCTGATGGAACGTTTCGCCGGCGGCCGGACGGTCGGCAAGCTCGCGGTGGGCCTGCGGGTGGTCCGCGCGGACGGCGGTCCGATCGGGGTCGGGCAGTCGCTGACCCGGGCCCTGGTGGGCGTCGCGGTGGAGTGGCCGGGGCTGGTGCTGCCGCTGCTGAGCTGGGTGGCGAGCGTGACGGTGATGCTGACCGACCCGCGCGGGCGGCGCCTCGGCGACCTGGTGGCCGGCACGATGGTGGTGCACACCCGGGGCGCCGCGGTGTGGCGGCCGGTCCCGTTGGCCGTCCCGGCGCTGCTCGGTTGGGCGCACACCCTGGACCTGACCCGGTTGGACGATGGGCTGGCCCTGGCCGCCCGGCAGTACCTGGGCCGGGTGCACCAGCTGGTGGAGCCGGAGCGGGCCCGGCTGGGGCGCGCACTCTGGGCCGAGGTGGCCGGCGTGATCTCCCCGCCGCCGCCGTGGGCCGCGCCGGAATCCGTCTACCTGGCCGCGGTGCTGGCCGAGCGGCACCGTCGGGCCGTGGACCGGCTGCGCCGTACCCGCGGGGTCACCGCGGCGCTCTGGCCCGAGCTGACCGCGTCGCCGGTCGCGCCGCCGCCGGCGACGACCACGCCGGCGACGACCCCGACCGGGTTGCGGCCCGCCGCGCCGGCGCTCGCCCTCCCCATCCAGCCCGATCCGGTACGCGGGCAGCCCGCCCCGGTCGACGCCGAGCACCTGGCCGGCTGA
- a CDS encoding DUF58 domain-containing protein — translation MTWRAALLLGAGALTLPAWPAPFLGVAAMTGLVLLLVALDWALAAPLHAVGATRSGDRTVRLGGTATVTLHLANTSGRTLRAQVRDAWVPSAGARPDVPPERVLLVEAGDSAALPVRLTPVRRGDRPAAALTVRSFGPLRLAFRQRAGRPGTPPWTLRVLPRFDSRRHLPEKLARLRIIDGIQVTRGRGQGTEFDTLREYVVGDDVRSIDWRASARRSDVLVRTWRPERDRRLVCVLDTGRTSAVRVGDEPRLDTAIDAALLLTVLAARAGDRVDLIAADAAVRATVTGSGRPALLSRLVDAVAPLQPALVETDFELIAGEVLRRERQRSLVVLFTALEAGALGEGLLPVLPRLAARHRVVIAATHDPVLTGLTTDPPSGPDGVYAAAAAWRALAERDRVRAALARHGVTVVDAPADRLAPTVADTYLRLKALGQL, via the coding sequence ATGACCTGGCGGGCGGCGCTGCTGCTCGGTGCGGGCGCGCTGACCCTGCCGGCCTGGCCGGCGCCGTTCCTGGGCGTGGCGGCGATGACCGGCCTGGTGCTGCTGCTCGTCGCACTCGACTGGGCGCTGGCCGCGCCGCTGCACGCGGTCGGCGCCACCCGCTCCGGGGACCGGACGGTCCGGCTGGGCGGCACCGCCACCGTCACGCTGCACCTGGCGAACACCTCCGGCCGTACGCTGCGCGCCCAGGTGCGCGACGCCTGGGTGCCGTCGGCGGGCGCCCGGCCGGACGTACCGCCGGAGCGGGTGCTGCTGGTCGAGGCGGGCGACAGCGCCGCGCTGCCCGTCCGGCTCACCCCGGTCCGGCGCGGCGACCGGCCGGCGGCGGCGCTGACCGTACGCTCCTTCGGGCCGCTGCGGCTGGCCTTCCGGCAGCGCGCCGGCCGCCCCGGCACGCCACCGTGGACGCTGCGCGTGCTGCCCCGCTTCGACTCCCGGCGGCACCTGCCCGAGAAGCTCGCCCGACTGCGGATCATCGACGGGATCCAGGTCACCCGGGGCCGCGGCCAGGGCACCGAGTTCGACACCCTGCGCGAGTACGTGGTCGGCGACGACGTCCGCTCGATCGACTGGCGGGCCAGCGCGCGCCGCTCCGACGTGCTGGTCCGCACCTGGCGGCCGGAGCGGGACCGGCGCCTGGTGTGCGTTCTGGACACCGGCCGGACCTCCGCCGTACGGGTCGGCGACGAGCCGCGGCTGGACACCGCGATCGACGCGGCGCTGCTGCTCACCGTGCTCGCCGCCCGGGCCGGGGACCGGGTCGACCTGATCGCGGCGGACGCGGCGGTCCGGGCGACGGTGACCGGCAGCGGCCGTCCCGCCCTGCTCTCCCGACTGGTCGACGCGGTCGCCCCGCTCCAGCCGGCGCTGGTGGAGACGGACTTCGAGCTGATCGCCGGTGAGGTGCTGCGCCGGGAACGGCAGCGCAGCCTGGTGGTGCTCTTCACCGCGCTGGAGGCGGGCGCGCTCGGCGAGGGGCTGCTGCCCGTGCTGCCCCGGCTCGCCGCCCGTCACCGGGTGGTGATCGCCGCGACCCACGACCCGGTGCTGACCGGGCTCACCACCGACCCGCCGAGCGGGCCGGACGGCGTGTACGCCGCCGCGGCGGCCTGGCGGGCGCTGGCCGAACGGGACCGGGTCCGCGCCGCCCTGGCCCGACACGGCGTGACCGTCGTGGACGCCCCCGCCGACCGGCTGGCCCCGACGGTCGCCGACACCTACCTGCGGCTCAAGGCGCTCGGCCAGCTCTGA
- a CDS encoding stage II sporulation protein M has product MDLDAYVAEHGAEWRRLEQLAGRRRLDAAEVDELVALYQRAATHLSVLRSRSPDPALVNRLSHLVLAARARITGRPQPSWAAVRRFVVADLPAALYRAWPWWCGVATAFSALSGFLIWFVAGHPDTAAAFIGEEAAADLVDSGFAGYYTEFAAPTFAFHLWTHNAWIAAQCLASGVLVVPVFYLLWQNALNVGVVGGVMVSYGRADVFFGLITPHGLLELTGIFVAAGVGLRTGWAWISPPAHLSRGRAVAAAGRSAIVVAVGLVGLFAVSALLEAFVTPAPVPVAVRVAVGAAVWLAFLAYALLLGRYAATRPRPSPSRQPVRAGRAP; this is encoded by the coding sequence GTGGATCTCGACGCTTACGTGGCGGAGCACGGCGCCGAGTGGCGGCGGCTGGAACAGCTCGCCGGCCGGCGTCGGCTCGACGCCGCCGAGGTCGATGAGCTGGTCGCGCTCTACCAGCGGGCGGCCACCCACCTCTCCGTGCTGCGCAGCCGCTCACCCGACCCGGCGCTGGTCAACCGCCTCTCCCACCTGGTGCTCGCGGCCCGGGCCCGGATCACCGGTCGACCCCAGCCCTCCTGGGCGGCGGTGCGCCGGTTCGTGGTCGCCGATCTGCCGGCCGCCCTGTACCGGGCCTGGCCGTGGTGGTGCGGGGTGGCCACGGCGTTCAGCGCGCTCAGCGGGTTCCTCATCTGGTTCGTCGCCGGGCACCCGGACACCGCCGCCGCGTTCATCGGCGAGGAAGCCGCCGCCGACCTGGTGGACTCCGGCTTCGCCGGCTACTACACGGAGTTCGCCGCGCCCACCTTCGCCTTCCACCTCTGGACGCACAACGCCTGGATCGCCGCCCAGTGCCTCGCCTCCGGCGTGCTGGTGGTGCCGGTGTTCTACCTGCTCTGGCAGAACGCGCTGAACGTCGGCGTGGTCGGCGGGGTGATGGTCTCCTACGGCCGGGCGGACGTCTTCTTCGGCCTGATCACCCCGCACGGGCTGCTGGAGTTGACCGGGATATTCGTCGCGGCCGGGGTCGGCCTGCGGACCGGGTGGGCGTGGATCTCGCCGCCGGCGCACCTCAGTCGCGGTCGGGCGGTCGCCGCCGCGGGCCGCTCCGCCATCGTGGTCGCCGTCGGCCTGGTCGGCCTCTTCGCCGTGTCGGCGCTGCTGGAGGCGTTCGTGACCCCGGCGCCCGTGCCGGTCGCCGTCCGCGTGGCGGTCGGCGCCGCCGTCTGGCTGGCCTTCCTGGCGTACGCGCTGCTGCTCGGTCGGTACGCGGCCACCCGCCCCCGGCCCAGCCCGTCGAGACAGCCGGTCAGAGCTGGCCGAGCGCCTTGA
- a CDS encoding tetratricopeptide repeat protein produces MTAPVDQLARVVGLLEMNRPEQALEELGRLPGSVATDRHAYRLRALALSTLDRWDEVAEVARQGLAEVGPDAELLGRLGVALRSQGAFAPAERALLDALALEPQDPWLLCQYADLCVTVGQTDKASRLLARAAELAPEDPAVYASRVQLAYARGDDRAAERVAREFLGRYPEHPAALAVHGGIAVERGRIVDAHRSFGRAVAHDPNDPDYAEAAWETRVYTHPLLLPLRPLYRLGIRMWLIAVGSIAVLNLAKLYIPALVVALGWLLYCLWSWIAPPLVRRLVRGRWRS; encoded by the coding sequence GTGACCGCACCGGTGGACCAGCTCGCCCGGGTGGTCGGCCTGCTCGAGATGAACCGGCCGGAGCAGGCCTTGGAGGAGCTGGGCCGGCTGCCCGGGTCGGTGGCCACCGACCGGCACGCGTACCGGCTGCGGGCGCTGGCGCTCAGCACGCTGGACCGCTGGGACGAGGTGGCCGAGGTGGCCCGGCAGGGGCTGGCCGAGGTCGGGCCGGACGCCGAGCTGCTCGGCCGGCTGGGCGTAGCGCTCCGGAGTCAGGGCGCCTTCGCCCCGGCCGAGCGGGCGCTGCTCGACGCGCTGGCGCTCGAACCGCAGGACCCGTGGCTGCTCTGCCAGTACGCCGACCTCTGCGTCACGGTCGGCCAGACCGACAAGGCGAGCCGCCTGCTCGCCCGCGCCGCCGAGCTGGCCCCAGAGGACCCGGCCGTCTACGCCAGCCGGGTCCAGCTCGCGTACGCGCGCGGCGACGATCGGGCGGCCGAGCGGGTGGCCCGGGAGTTCCTCGGCCGCTACCCGGAGCACCCCGCGGCGCTGGCCGTGCACGGCGGTATCGCCGTGGAGCGCGGCCGGATCGTGGACGCGCACCGCTCCTTCGGCCGGGCGGTCGCCCACGACCCGAACGACCCGGACTACGCCGAGGCGGCCTGGGAGACCCGCGTCTACACCCATCCGCTGCTGCTCCCGCTGCGGCCGCTCTACCGGCTGGGCATCCGCATGTGGCTGATCGCGGTGGGCAGCATCGCGGTGCTCAACCTGGCCAAGCTCTACATCCCCGCGCTCGTGGTGGCGCTCGGCTGGCTGCTCTACTGCCTCTGGTCCTGGATCGCCCCGCCCCTGGTCCGCCGCCTGGTACGCGGCCGGTGGCGGTCGTGA
- the efeB gene encoding iron uptake transporter deferrochelatase/peroxidase subunit has translation MSEQNTTGEAPAADAPRGKLSRRRAITLAGVGVAGVAGVAAGAGALVRGSDHAEANEGVAAGAVEFLGEHQAGITTPAQDRLHFVAFDVITKDRAKLVALLQEWTAAAARMTAGKDAGLIGAVGGMPEAPPDDTGEALELPPSQLTLTIGFGPTLFRDARGKDRFGIADRRPPALADLPHFAGDALRPEISGGDICVQACASDPQVAVHAIRNLARIGMGVVSVRWSQLGFGRTSSTSRDQATPRNLFGFKDGTANLKAEDAGLLRDHLWAQPGDGPDWMTGGSYLVTRKIRMQIETWDRSSLAEQEQIVGRTKGRGAPLGRGDEFDEPDFAAKGDDGEPVIAETAHVRLAHPTQNDGARLLRRGYNFVDGSDGLGRLDAGLFFIAYQRDPRKQFVPIQTRLSRNDAMNEYLRHVSSAVFACPPGVRDAADHWGRALFA, from the coding sequence ATGAGCGAGCAGAACACCACTGGCGAGGCGCCGGCCGCCGACGCGCCGCGCGGCAAGCTGTCCCGGCGCCGGGCCATCACCCTGGCCGGCGTCGGGGTCGCCGGAGTGGCCGGTGTCGCCGCCGGAGCGGGCGCGCTGGTCCGCGGCTCGGATCACGCGGAGGCGAACGAGGGTGTCGCCGCCGGTGCCGTGGAGTTCCTCGGCGAGCACCAGGCCGGCATCACCACCCCGGCCCAGGACCGGCTGCACTTCGTCGCGTTCGACGTGATCACCAAGGACCGGGCCAAACTCGTCGCGCTGCTGCAGGAGTGGACGGCGGCTGCCGCCCGGATGACCGCCGGGAAGGACGCCGGGCTGATCGGCGCGGTCGGTGGCATGCCGGAGGCGCCGCCGGACGACACCGGCGAGGCGCTCGAGCTGCCCCCGTCGCAGCTCACCCTCACCATCGGCTTCGGCCCGACGCTCTTCCGCGACGCCCGGGGCAAGGACCGGTTCGGGATCGCCGACCGCCGACCGCCCGCGCTGGCCGACCTGCCGCACTTCGCCGGGGACGCGCTGCGTCCGGAGATCTCCGGCGGGGACATCTGCGTCCAGGCCTGCGCCAGCGACCCGCAGGTGGCGGTGCACGCCATCCGGAACCTGGCCCGGATCGGCATGGGCGTGGTCAGCGTCCGCTGGTCGCAGCTCGGCTTCGGGCGTACCTCGTCGACCTCGCGGGACCAGGCCACGCCGCGCAACCTCTTCGGCTTCAAGGACGGCACGGCGAACCTGAAGGCCGAGGACGCCGGCCTGCTCCGCGACCACCTCTGGGCGCAGCCCGGCGACGGGCCGGACTGGATGACCGGCGGGTCGTACCTGGTCACCCGCAAGATCCGGATGCAGATCGAGACCTGGGACCGCAGCTCGCTGGCCGAGCAGGAACAGATCGTCGGCCGGACCAAGGGCCGCGGCGCGCCGCTGGGCAGGGGCGACGAGTTCGACGAGCCGGACTTCGCCGCGAAGGGCGACGACGGGGAGCCGGTGATCGCCGAGACCGCGCATGTCCGGCTCGCCCACCCGACCCAGAACGACGGCGCCCGCCTGCTGCGCCGCGGCTACAACTTCGTGGACGGCTCCGACGGTCTGGGTCGGCTCGACGCCGGCCTCTTCTTCATCGCCTACCAGCGGGACCCGCGCAAGCAGTTCGTGCCGATCCAGACCCGGCTCTCCCGGAATGACGCGATGAACGAGTACCTGCGGCACGTTTCCAGCGCCGTGTTCGCCTGCCCGCCGGGCGTCCGCGACGCCGCCGACCACTGGGGACGCGCGCTCTTCGCCTGA
- the efeO gene encoding iron uptake system protein EfeO: MRTTRFVVLAAAGVLTVTGVTACGGGTDDKKAAKAGNAVKVKATDTACEVDVNELSAGQATFSVTNSGSKVNEFYIYAAGDRVMGEVENIAPGLSRELRVALPAGTYETACKPGMSGRGIRGALKVSGTAATVAPDAALSQATASYQRYVTSQTAALLTRTEEFVTAVKAGDVAKAKALYPVARTYWERIEPVAESFGDLDPKIDGREEVVEEGMQFTGFHRIEKDLWTTGDISKDGPIADQLLTDVKAIVAKANAEKLTPLQLANGAKALLDEVASGKITGEEERYSHTDLWDFNANLEGSKAAIAALRPALEQRSPELVKQLDTEFANVEATLGKHRAGDGWKLHTQLSKTELKELSDSINALAEPISKVAAVVAR, encoded by the coding sequence ATGCGTACCACCCGCTTCGTCGTGCTCGCCGCCGCCGGCGTGCTGACCGTCACCGGCGTTACCGCCTGCGGCGGCGGCACCGACGACAAGAAGGCCGCCAAGGCCGGCAACGCGGTGAAGGTCAAGGCCACCGACACCGCCTGCGAGGTGGACGTCAACGAGCTCAGCGCCGGTCAGGCGACCTTCTCGGTGACCAATTCCGGCAGCAAGGTCAACGAGTTCTACATCTACGCCGCCGGTGACCGGGTGATGGGCGAGGTCGAGAACATCGCGCCCGGGCTGAGCCGCGAGCTCCGCGTCGCGCTGCCCGCCGGAACGTACGAGACGGCCTGCAAGCCCGGGATGAGCGGCCGCGGCATCCGCGGCGCGCTGAAGGTAAGCGGCACCGCCGCGACCGTCGCCCCGGACGCCGCGCTGAGCCAGGCCACCGCCAGCTACCAGCGGTACGTCACCAGCCAGACCGCCGCGCTGCTGACCAGGACCGAGGAGTTCGTCACCGCGGTCAAGGCCGGCGACGTGGCCAAGGCCAAGGCGCTGTACCCGGTCGCCCGCACCTACTGGGAGCGGATCGAGCCGGTGGCGGAGAGCTTCGGCGACCTCGACCCGAAGATCGACGGTCGGGAGGAGGTCGTCGAGGAGGGTATGCAGTTCACCGGCTTCCACCGGATCGAGAAGGACCTCTGGACCACCGGCGACATCAGCAAGGACGGCCCGATCGCCGACCAGCTGCTGACCGACGTCAAGGCGATCGTGGCCAAGGCCAACGCCGAGAAGCTCACCCCGCTCCAGCTCGCCAACGGTGCCAAGGCGCTGCTCGACGAGGTGGCCAGCGGCAAGATCACCGGCGAGGAGGAGCGGTACTCGCACACCGACCTCTGGGACTTCAACGCCAACCTGGAGGGCTCGAAGGCGGCGATCGCCGCGCTTCGCCCCGCCCTGGAGCAGCGCTCGCCCGAGCTGGTCAAGCAGCTCGACACCGAGTTCGCCAACGTCGAGGCCACGCTCGGCAAGCACCGCGCCGGCGACGGCTGGAAGCTGCACACCCAGCTCAGCAAGACCGAGCTGAAGGAACTGTCCGACAGCATCAACGCCCTGGCCGAGCCGATCAGCAAGGTCGCCGCGGTCGTCGCCCGATGA
- the ahcY gene encoding adenosylhomocysteinase yields MTSTLPAAPSGAPSEARPSTLAEGDYKVADLSLAEFGRKEIQLAEHEMPGLMAIRREFADAQPLAGARITGSLHMTIQTAVLIETLVALGAQVRWASCNIFSTQDHAAAAIVVGPTGTPEAPAGVPVYAWKGESLPEYWWCTEQVLTWPDGQGPNMILDDGGDATLLVHKGVEFEKAGVVPPVESADSEEYAVILQLLHRSLAEDGQRWTRIAAGIKGVTEETTTGVHRLYEMHRAGTLLFPAINVNDSVTKSKFDNKYGCRHSLIDGINRATDVLIGGKMAVVLGYGDVGKGCAESLRGQGARVVVTEVDPICALQAAMDGYQVATLDDVVEQADIFITATGCFDVITNEHMARMKHQAIVGNIGHFDNEIDMAGLAKRSDVERVNIKPQVDLWKFADGHAIIVLSEGRLLNLGNATGHPSFVMSNSFANQTIAQIELFTKPEEYPIGVYVLPKHLDEKVARLHLGALGAKLSTLTKEQAAYLGVSQEGPFKPEHYRY; encoded by the coding sequence ATGACCAGCACCCTCCCGGCCGCCCCCAGCGGCGCGCCGTCCGAGGCCCGGCCGAGCACCCTCGCCGAGGGCGACTACAAGGTGGCGGATCTGTCGCTCGCCGAGTTCGGGCGCAAGGAGATCCAGCTCGCCGAGCACGAGATGCCCGGCCTGATGGCCATCCGTCGCGAGTTCGCCGACGCGCAGCCGCTCGCCGGCGCCCGGATCACCGGCTCGCTGCACATGACCATCCAGACCGCCGTCCTGATCGAGACCCTGGTCGCGCTCGGCGCGCAGGTCCGCTGGGCGTCCTGCAACATCTTCTCCACCCAGGACCACGCCGCCGCGGCGATCGTGGTCGGCCCGACCGGCACCCCCGAGGCGCCGGCCGGGGTCCCGGTCTACGCCTGGAAGGGCGAGAGCCTCCCGGAGTACTGGTGGTGCACCGAGCAGGTGCTCACCTGGCCGGACGGGCAGGGCCCGAACATGATCCTGGACGACGGCGGCGACGCCACCCTGCTCGTCCACAAGGGCGTCGAGTTCGAGAAGGCCGGCGTCGTGCCGCCGGTCGAGTCCGCCGACTCCGAGGAGTACGCGGTCATCCTCCAGTTGCTGCACCGCTCGCTCGCCGAGGACGGTCAGCGCTGGACCCGGATCGCCGCCGGCATCAAGGGCGTCACCGAGGAGACCACCACCGGCGTGCACCGGCTCTACGAGATGCACCGTGCCGGCACGCTGCTCTTCCCGGCCATCAACGTCAACGACTCGGTGACCAAGAGCAAGTTCGACAACAAGTACGGCTGCCGCCACTCGCTCATCGACGGCATCAACCGGGCCACCGACGTGCTGATCGGCGGCAAGATGGCCGTCGTGCTCGGCTACGGCGACGTGGGCAAGGGCTGCGCCGAGTCGCTGCGCGGCCAGGGCGCCCGGGTCGTGGTGACCGAGGTCGATCCGATCTGCGCGCTCCAGGCGGCGATGGACGGCTACCAGGTCGCCACCCTGGACGACGTGGTCGAGCAGGCGGACATCTTCATCACCGCCACCGGCTGCTTCGACGTCATCACCAACGAGCACATGGCCCGGATGAAGCACCAGGCCATCGTCGGCAACATCGGCCACTTCGACAACGAGATTGACATGGCCGGCCTGGCCAAGCGCTCCGACGTCGAGCGGGTCAACATCAAGCCGCAGGTCGACCTCTGGAAGTTCGCCGACGGGCACGCGATCATCGTGCTCTCCGAGGGTCGCCTGCTGAACCTGGGCAACGCCACCGGCCACCCGAGCTTCGTCATGTCGAACTCGTTCGCCAACCAGACGATCGCCCAGATCGAGCTCTTCACGAAGCCGGAGGAGTACCCGATCGGTGTCTACGTGCTCCCCAAGCACCTGGACGAGAAGGTCGCCCGGCTGCACCTGGGGGCGCTCGGCGCCAAGCTGAGCACCCTCACCAAGGAGCAGGCCGCCTACCTCGGCGTGTCCCAGGAGGGTCCGTTCAAGCCCGAGCACTACCGCTACTGA
- a CDS encoding AAA family ATPase: protein MTGPVTAAAPAGEQHDARAALHRLRAEVAKAVVGQDAVVTGLVIALLCRGHVLLEGVPGVAKTLLIRTVATALDLDSKRVQFTPDLMPGDVTGSLIFDPHTAAFTFREGPVFTNLLLADEINRTPPKTQSALLEVMEERQVSVEGERRALPDPFIVAATQNPIEYEGTYPLPEAQLDRFLLKLTVPLPSRDEELGVLRAHHAGFDPRDLRAAGVRPVATAADLAAAREAVRRVHVAEPLFGYLVDLCRATRNTPALELGASPRGATALLNTAKAWSWLAGRDHVVPDDVKAVARPTLRHRLRLRPEVELEGVSVDAVLDTVLATVPTPR from the coding sequence GTGACCGGACCCGTTACCGCCGCCGCGCCGGCCGGCGAGCAGCACGACGCCCGCGCGGCCCTGCACCGGCTGCGGGCCGAGGTGGCCAAGGCGGTCGTCGGGCAGGACGCGGTGGTCACCGGCCTGGTGATCGCCCTGCTCTGCCGTGGACACGTGCTGCTGGAGGGCGTGCCCGGGGTGGCCAAGACCCTGCTCATCCGGACCGTGGCCACCGCGCTGGACCTGGACTCCAAGCGGGTCCAGTTCACCCCGGACCTGATGCCCGGCGACGTGACCGGGTCGCTGATCTTCGACCCGCACACCGCCGCGTTCACCTTCCGGGAGGGGCCGGTCTTCACCAACCTGCTGCTCGCCGACGAGATCAACCGCACCCCGCCGAAGACCCAGTCGGCGCTGCTGGAGGTGATGGAGGAGCGGCAGGTCTCCGTCGAGGGCGAGCGGCGGGCGCTGCCCGACCCGTTCATCGTCGCGGCCACCCAGAACCCCATCGAGTACGAGGGCACCTATCCCCTGCCCGAGGCCCAGCTCGACCGGTTCCTGCTCAAGCTCACCGTGCCGCTGCCCAGCCGGGACGAGGAGCTGGGCGTGCTCCGCGCGCACCACGCCGGCTTCGACCCGCGCGACCTGCGGGCGGCCGGCGTACGCCCGGTGGCCACCGCGGCCGACCTGGCCGCCGCCCGCGAGGCGGTCCGTCGGGTGCACGTGGCCGAGCCGCTCTTCGGCTACCTCGTGGACCTCTGCCGGGCCACCCGGAACACCCCGGCGCTGGAGCTGGGCGCCTCGCCGCGCGGCGCCACCGCCCTGCTCAACACGGCGAAGGCGTGGTCCTGGCTGGCCGGCCGCGACCACGTCGTCCCCGACGACGTCAAGGCGGTCGCCCGGCCCACCCTGCGCCACCGGCTCCGGCTGCGCCCGGAGGTCGAGCTGGAGGGCGTGAGCGTCGACGCGGTGCTGGACACGGTGCTCGCCACCGTGCCGACGCCGCGATGA
- the efeU gene encoding iron uptake transporter permease EfeU translates to MFATYLIGLREGLEATLVVSILVAFLVKSQRRDRLPQVWAGVGLAVVLSVFFGWLIEYTSTSLLARSEDRELFEAVTSVAAVVFVTWMIFWMRKAARTIAGELRGKLTDALAVGSLAVAGMSFLAVIREGLETALIFYSAAQSAAGGAGRGPLLALTGGIATAVVLGFLLYRSALKINLSKFFTWTGALLILVAAGILKYGVHDFQEAGVLPGLNNHAFDISSVLDPSTWYAALLAGMFNITATPSVLEMVAWVAYAVPVLALFLRKPAAPAKPAAAPAKPAGAPAAASEAATDESTAAARPSP, encoded by the coding sequence ATGTTTGCCACGTACCTGATCGGCCTGCGGGAAGGCCTGGAAGCGACCCTGGTGGTCAGCATCCTGGTCGCGTTCCTCGTGAAGTCGCAGCGGCGGGACAGACTGCCGCAGGTCTGGGCCGGCGTCGGCCTGGCCGTGGTGCTGTCGGTCTTCTTCGGCTGGCTGATCGAGTACACCTCGACCTCGCTGCTGGCCCGCTCCGAGGACCGTGAGCTGTTCGAGGCGGTCACCTCGGTGGCGGCCGTCGTCTTCGTGACCTGGATGATCTTCTGGATGCGCAAGGCCGCCCGGACGATCGCCGGTGAGCTGCGCGGCAAGCTCACCGACGCGCTCGCGGTCGGCTCCCTCGCGGTGGCCGGCATGTCCTTCCTCGCGGTGATCCGGGAGGGCCTGGAAACCGCGCTGATCTTCTACTCCGCCGCCCAGAGCGCCGCTGGCGGCGCAGGCCGCGGCCCGCTGCTCGCGCTGACCGGCGGCATCGCCACCGCCGTGGTGCTCGGCTTCCTGCTCTACCGCAGCGCTCTGAAGATCAACCTAAGCAAGTTCTTCACCTGGACCGGCGCGCTGCTCATCCTGGTCGCCGCCGGCATCCTCAAGTACGGCGTGCACGACTTCCAGGAGGCCGGTGTCCTGCCCGGCCTGAACAACCACGCCTTCGACATCTCCTCCGTGCTCGACCCCAGCACCTGGTATGCGGCGCTGCTCGCCGGCATGTTCAACATCACCGCCACCCCGAGTGTGCTGGAGATGGTCGCCTGGGTCGCCTACGCGGTGCCGGTGCTGGCGCTCTTCCTGCGCAAGCCGGCCGCCCCGGCCAAGCCCGCCGCCGCCCCGGCCAAGCCCGCAGGCGCCCCGGCCGCCGCCAGCGAGGCGGCGACCGACGAGTCGACGGCGGCCGCCCGGCCGAGCCCGTGA